In the genome of Porphyrobacter sp. ULC335, one region contains:
- a CDS encoding M56 family metallopeptidase: protein MTDMLLHTLVWTGVLIAAVLLLRRPVTRHFGPEVAYALWAVPVLRLIMPPVTLPAWMAPKADTPAPLPSETLAAAPPPPDAVIWQAATQAPAGVVPAPMTVPMESAPQAGFDMLAGIAEWPIVEALLLVWLGGAIVSLWLRFSAYFALRDELLAEGREVGRAKGLLFKVRLVETPATTAPLAMGVLDPVIALPPGFMALHDREARDLALAHELAHHRGGDLLVNVLVQPLFALHWFNPLCRFGWLALRRDQEAACDARVMARRTAQERAAYAALIARFAAAPGAISNAALTAPMACPVLGEKSIIHRLRSLAMSDLSPRRRLAGRALLGAGLLALPLTASISYAASESRLEAPEPPAPPAPPAPPSAPDAPEPPEAPEAPSILLINADAPEGEGGSHVTERVWRDADGKERRIKIVTRGGTDVESIERQLEAIEGADAADREAMLADMRASLAEADRVLADLPNIISSAMAEAEVARASAPRVIVKHECDGGTEEVTETTTKDGMQIIKICQRRIMASARQGLEEARAEIARDKDIPEDTRKQLLRTLDGQIARWSDKEG from the coding sequence ATGACCGACATGCTCCTGCACACGCTGGTGTGGACCGGCGTGCTGATCGCCGCCGTGCTGCTGCTGCGCCGCCCGGTGACGCGCCATTTCGGGCCCGAGGTGGCCTATGCCCTGTGGGCGGTGCCAGTGCTGCGCCTGATTATGCCGCCGGTGACCCTGCCTGCGTGGATGGCACCCAAGGCGGACACTCCTGCGCCTTTGCCAAGCGAGACGCTGGCCGCCGCGCCGCCGCCGCCTGACGCAGTGATCTGGCAGGCAGCCACTCAGGCCCCCGCCGGTGTCGTCCCCGCGCCCATGACCGTGCCGATGGAAAGCGCGCCGCAAGCCGGGTTCGATATGCTGGCGGGGATCGCCGAATGGCCGATTGTCGAGGCGCTGTTGCTGGTTTGGCTTGGCGGCGCAATCGTCAGCCTGTGGCTTCGCTTTTCCGCCTATTTCGCCCTGCGTGACGAATTGCTGGCGGAGGGCCGCGAGGTCGGGCGCGCCAAGGGTCTGCTGTTCAAGGTGCGGCTGGTCGAAACCCCTGCAACCACCGCGCCGCTCGCCATGGGTGTGCTCGATCCGGTGATTGCCTTGCCTCCGGGCTTCATGGCGCTCCACGACCGCGAGGCCCGCGATCTGGCACTGGCGCACGAGTTGGCTCACCACCGCGGCGGCGATCTGCTGGTCAATGTGCTGGTGCAGCCGTTGTTCGCACTGCACTGGTTCAATCCGCTGTGCCGCTTCGGCTGGCTCGCGCTGCGGCGCGATCAGGAGGCGGCTTGCGATGCGCGGGTCATGGCCCGCCGCACCGCGCAGGAACGCGCCGCCTATGCCGCGCTCATCGCCCGCTTTGCCGCTGCGCCGGGCGCTATCAGCAATGCCGCTCTCACCGCGCCGATGGCGTGTCCGGTGTTGGGCGAGAAATCGATCATTCACCGCTTGAGGAGTCTTGCCATGTCTGACCTGTCCCCCCGCCGCCGTCTGGCTGGCCGTGCGCTCCTTGGCGCTGGTCTGCTCGCCCTGCCGCTGACCGCTTCGATCAGCTATGCGGCCAGCGAAAGCCGCCTCGAAGCGCCAGAGCCCCCTGCGCCTCCGGCTCCGCCCGCGCCGCCCTCTGCGCCTGACGCGCCCGAACCGCCGGAAGCGCCCGAGGCACCTTCGATCCTGCTGATCAATGCCGATGCCCCCGAGGGCGAGGGCGGATCGCACGTCACCGAACGCGTCTGGCGCGATGCCGACGGCAAGGAGCGCCGCATCAAGATCGTCACCCGCGGCGGAACCGACGTTGAGAGCATTGAACGCCAGCTCGAAGCCATCGAGGGCGCCGACGCAGCCGATCGCGAAGCCATGCTGGCCGACATGCGCGCCAGCCTTGCCGAGGCCGACCGTGTCCTTGCCGACCTGCCGAACATCATCAGCAGCGCGATGGCCGAGGCCGAAGTCGCCCGCGCATCGGCGCCGCGGGTGATCGTCAAGCACGAGTGCGATGGCGGCACCGAAGAAGTGACCGAAACCACCACCAAGGATGGCATGCAGATCATCAAGATCTGTCAGCGCCGGATCATGGCATCAGCCCGGCAGGGTCTTGAGGAAGCGCGCGCCGAAATCGCCCGCGACAAGGACATTCCCGAAGACACCCGCAAGCAGCTGCTGCGCACGCTCGACGGGCAGATTGCCCGGTGGAGCGATAAAGAGGGCTGA
- a CDS encoding TetR-like C-terminal domain-containing protein — protein MTRRMAYHHGDLAAAALDTALELVAEDPSAGFSLRLLAERLGVAHRALYNHFADREALMTALAARGFDRLAAALAPAPDPAAFLAAYVRFALAQPGLYAVMTGQRYDQINASAALRAAVDRVIAVALQALATPGADDDARRREVMRVWMLAHGAIGLQRAGMLRLRSDAEFAEEILRIAGLEPSQEQAP, from the coding sequence ATGACCCGGCGCATGGCCTATCACCACGGCGATCTGGCCGCAGCCGCGCTCGACACGGCGCTCGAACTGGTGGCCGAAGATCCATCGGCCGGCTTCTCCTTGCGCTTGCTGGCAGAGCGGCTGGGCGTGGCACACCGCGCGCTCTACAATCACTTCGCCGACCGCGAGGCGCTGATGACAGCGCTTGCGGCGCGCGGGTTCGACCGGCTCGCCGCCGCGCTCGCGCCCGCGCCTGATCCGGCGGCCTTTCTCGCGGCCTATGTCCGCTTCGCGCTGGCGCAGCCCGGGCTTTATGCGGTGATGACCGGGCAGCGTTACGACCAGATCAACGCCAGTGCTGCGCTGCGCGCGGCGGTTGACCGGGTGATCGCCGTTGCGCTTCAAGCGCTCGCCACACCAGGAGCGGATGACGACGCGCGGCGCCGCGAAGTGATGCGCGTGTGGATGCTCGCCCACGGCGCGATCGGGCTCCAGCGTGCCGGGATGCTGCGTCTGCGCAGCGATGCCGAATTTGCCGAGGAAATCCTGCGCATCGCAGGTCTGGAACCATCACAGGAGCAAGCCCCATGA
- a CDS encoding PaaI family thioesterase — MNPADAMPFSKLMGVVVTTASAEAVEGEIMVRDDLCTAGGIMHGGAIMAFADALGAVGAVACLPEGAKGTTTIESKTNFLGAAPAGIMVKGRSVPLKTGRRMSVWQTAIETADGKPVAVVIQTQLVL; from the coding sequence ATGAACCCTGCCGACGCCATGCCCTTTTCAAAACTGATGGGCGTTGTGGTCACCACCGCCTCTGCTGAAGCGGTCGAGGGCGAGATCATGGTGCGGGACGATCTGTGCACCGCAGGCGGGATCATGCATGGCGGGGCGATCATGGCCTTTGCCGATGCGCTGGGTGCGGTGGGTGCGGTCGCCTGCCTGCCCGAAGGCGCCAAGGGCACGACCACGATTGAGAGCAAGACCAACTTTCTCGGCGCAGCGCCTGCCGGTATAATGGTCAAGGGGCGCAGTGTCCCGCTCAAGACCGGGCGGCGCATGTCGGTGTGGCAGACCGCGATCGAGACCGCCGATGGCAAGCCGGTTGCGGTGGTGATCCAGACGCAGTTGGTGCTCTAG
- a CDS encoding C13 family peptidase, producing the protein MNRGRIITGFWAGALAALIAMPALSQSAPANPNQPPPHTAPFPDLGSGESRAERRLSYELSPELHRGLSAAHIREQQRRLDAALAALPRNRPGTSEAYVLTIALDSDPVFAREAREAARVLGARYGAEGRTLTLAGPDGTRDDAPHGSISALLLTLNHLGTLMDGKEDVLVLYTTSHGNDLGLAYHYGDSGYGVLSPPKLKAALAEAGIARRVLILSACYSGVFVPALASPDTAILTAAASTRSSFGCVAENDWTFYGDALINRALRQPVALEEAAQMAGRSVAAWESKARFLASLPQVSIGAGAKGWLPQIEAQMPRAASKPVGRPAFAE; encoded by the coding sequence ATGAACAGGGGCAGGATCATCACCGGGTTTTGGGCAGGCGCGCTGGCGGCGCTGATCGCCATGCCTGCGCTATCGCAATCCGCGCCTGCCAATCCCAACCAGCCCCCGCCGCACACCGCTCCCTTTCCTGACCTCGGTAGCGGGGAGAGCCGGGCCGAGCGGCGGCTGAGTTACGAGTTATCGCCCGAACTGCACCGGGGCCTGTCCGCCGCGCATATCCGCGAACAGCAGCGCAGGCTCGATGCCGCGCTTGCGGCGCTTCCGCGGAACAGGCCGGGGACGTCAGAGGCCTATGTCCTGACCATCGCGCTCGATAGCGATCCGGTCTTCGCCCGCGAGGCGCGCGAGGCGGCGCGGGTGCTAGGCGCGCGCTACGGGGCCGAGGGGCGCACCCTGACGCTGGCCGGGCCGGATGGCACCCGCGACGATGCGCCGCATGGTTCGATTTCGGCCTTGCTGCTGACCTTGAACCACCTCGGCACTCTGATGGATGGCAAGGAAGATGTGCTGGTGCTCTACACCACCAGTCACGGCAATGATCTGGGCCTTGCCTATCATTACGGCGACAGTGGCTATGGCGTGCTCTCCCCGCCCAAGCTGAAGGCGGCGCTGGCCGAGGCGGGGATTGCGCGGCGGGTGCTGATCCTTTCGGCCTGCTATTCGGGCGTGTTCGTGCCGGCGCTGGCGAGCCCCGACACTGCGATCCTGACCGCCGCCGCCAGCACGCGCAGCTCCTTCGGATGCGTCGCCGAGAATGACTGGACCTTCTACGGCGATGCGTTGATCAACCGTGCGCTGCGCCAACCGGTCGCGCTGGAGGAGGCAGCGCAGATGGCCGGGCGATCGGTCGCCGCGTGGGAGAGCAAGGCGCGCTTCCTCGCCTCCTTGCCGCAGGTCAGCATCGGCGCGGGCGCGAAGGGCTGGTTGCCCCAGATCGAAGCGCAGATGCCCCGCGCGGCGAGCAAGCCAGTGGGCCGCCCTGCCTTCGCCGAATAG
- a CDS encoding 3-hydroxybutyrate dehydrogenase — MRRMLKDRRALVTGSTSGIGLAIARALAAEGAEVILNGLGDPDAIASLCEELGASYNGANLMDAGAIAAMMDAVGPVDILVNNAGMQHVAPVEEFPPEKWDAILALNLTAAFHTTRLAVPGMKAKGWGRIINTASAHSLVASPFKSAYVAAKHGLAGFTKTIALEVATHGITVNCISPGYVWTPLVENQIPDTMAARGMTREQVMNDVLLAKQPTKSFVLPEDVAAMALFLCGDAARGITGANYSIDGGWTAE; from the coding sequence ATGCGGCGAATGCTCAAGGACCGGCGTGCTCTCGTCACCGGCTCGACGTCAGGCATCGGTCTGGCAATCGCCCGCGCACTGGCGGCCGAAGGGGCCGAGGTGATTCTCAACGGGCTGGGCGATCCCGATGCCATCGCCTCGCTGTGCGAGGAACTGGGCGCGAGCTACAATGGCGCGAACCTGATGGACGCGGGTGCCATTGCAGCGATGATGGACGCGGTCGGCCCCGTCGACATTCTGGTCAATAATGCCGGAATGCAGCACGTTGCCCCGGTCGAGGAATTCCCGCCGGAAAAGTGGGACGCGATCCTTGCGCTCAACCTCACGGCGGCCTTCCACACCACGCGGCTTGCTGTGCCGGGGATGAAGGCGAAGGGCTGGGGGCGGATCATCAACACTGCCAGCGCGCATTCGCTGGTCGCCTCGCCCTTCAAGAGCGCTTACGTCGCGGCCAAGCACGGGCTGGCGGGCTTCACCAAGACCATTGCACTCGAAGTGGCGACCCACGGGATCACCGTGAACTGCATCTCGCCCGGCTATGTCTGGACCCCGCTGGTGGAGAACCAGATCCCCGACACCATGGCCGCGCGCGGCATGACGCGCGAGCAGGTGATGAACGACGTGCTGCTCGCCAAGCAGCCGACCAAGAGCTTTGTCCTGCCCGAGGATGTCGCAGCGATGGCGCTGTTCCTGTGTGGCGACGCGGCGCGCGGGATCACCGGAGCGAACTATTCTATCGACGGGGGATGGACCGCCGAATGA
- a CDS encoding esterase-like activity of phytase family protein: protein MTWKRTLTLSALALLTSALSAQVPEDAFLPMTAPVTLAEGEADTRAGELTFRGGVEIAPDKADIGGISGLEWHGGALFAVTDDGRWMQLFIDEVAGKLVDVSGVRLGPLLDPSGEILDAKKRGDAEAITRLASGEWLVAFEQDHRIWRYADLEGAATGTDTRAATLTAAAAPNEGIETLAAYPGGMLACGEWADPARPNCLRITDSGTASFHLPAPEGIAAAGGVPTDATCKADGTCYVLFRSYNASEGNRAAVVSLAPDNAATTLAVLTPPMTLDNFEGLAVREEPGKTVLYLVSDDNFRNCETAAKPGCQRTLLMKFELPPPPAGPAPVTAADFATLPAGRPGVRPHPEAASVTVVLETSLGPVTIALETERAPVTAGNFLRYVEQGRLNGTDFYRAMDLGGERLPAGIVQGGTRSDPAKVLPPIAHEPTSATGLTHSHGALSMAMLAPGGADGDFFVMIEDQPGFDADPAASDPGLRAGYAVFGYVTQGMDVIAAISAAPRDPDAGEGVLKGQMLSEPVKIISARRVQP, encoded by the coding sequence ATGACATGGAAGCGCACGCTCACCCTTTCCGCCCTCGCCCTGCTGACCTCTGCATTGTCGGCGCAGGTTCCCGAGGATGCCTTCCTGCCAATGACCGCGCCGGTCACTCTGGCCGAAGGAGAGGCGGACACCAGGGCGGGTGAACTCACCTTCCGCGGCGGCGTGGAAATTGCGCCGGACAAGGCGGATATCGGCGGCATTTCGGGGCTGGAATGGCATGGCGGCGCGTTGTTCGCGGTCACGGATGACGGGCGCTGGATGCAGCTGTTCATCGACGAGGTGGCGGGCAAGCTGGTCGATGTCTCGGGCGTGCGCCTCGGCCCGCTGCTGGATCCATCGGGCGAGATACTCGATGCCAAGAAGCGCGGCGATGCCGAAGCGATCACGCGGCTTGCGTCAGGCGAGTGGCTGGTCGCTTTCGAGCAGGACCACCGCATCTGGCGCTATGCCGATCTGGAAGGTGCCGCGACCGGCACAGACACCCGCGCCGCCACGCTGACCGCCGCAGCCGCTCCCAACGAGGGGATCGAAACCCTCGCCGCTTATCCGGGCGGGATGCTGGCCTGCGGCGAATGGGCCGATCCGGCGCGGCCCAACTGCCTGCGGATTACCGACAGCGGAACTGCCTCCTTCCACCTCCCCGCGCCCGAGGGGATCGCCGCAGCAGGCGGCGTGCCGACCGATGCCACCTGCAAGGCCGACGGCACCTGCTACGTCCTGTTCCGCAGTTATAACGCCAGCGAAGGCAACCGCGCCGCTGTGGTGTCCCTTGCCCCTGACAACGCGGCGACCACCCTCGCCGTCCTCACCCCGCCGATGACGCTCGACAATTTCGAGGGGCTGGCGGTGCGCGAGGAGCCGGGCAAGACTGTCCTCTACCTCGTCTCCGACGACAATTTCCGCAATTGCGAGACTGCCGCCAAGCCGGGCTGCCAGCGCACGCTGCTGATGAAGTTCGAACTGCCCCCGCCGCCCGCAGGCCCCGCCCCTGTGACCGCCGCCGACTTTGCCACGCTCCCCGCCGGGCGTCCGGGCGTGCGTCCCCATCCCGAAGCCGCCAGCGTCACCGTGGTGCTGGAGACCAGCCTCGGCCCAGTCACCATCGCGCTCGAGACCGAGCGGGCGCCCGTCACCGCGGGCAATTTCCTGCGCTATGTCGAGCAGGGGCGGCTTAACGGCACTGACTTCTACCGCGCGATGGATCTGGGCGGCGAACGCCTGCCTGCGGGAATCGTCCAGGGCGGCACGCGCAGCGACCCCGCCAAGGTGCTGCCGCCGATCGCGCACGAGCCGACCAGCGCGACGGGCCTCACCCACAGCCATGGCGCGCTGTCGATGGCGATGCTCGCGCCCGGCGGCGCGGACGGAGATTTCTTCGTGATGATCGAGGATCAGCCCGGTTTCGACGCCGATCCCGCCGCCAGCGATCCGGGCTTGCGCGCAGGCTATGCAGTGTTCGGCTATGTCACCCAAGGCATGGACGTGATCGCCGCCATCAGCGCCGCCCCGCGCGATCCCGACGCGGGCGAAGGCGTGTTGAAGGGCCAGATGCTCAGCGAGCCGGTGAAGATCATCAGCGCGCGGCGAGTGCAGCCCTAG
- a CDS encoding neutral zinc metallopeptidase, with protein MRLGPFDTSRINVRSSNDGGGGGGMGRAGGVGCGTLVIALIGALVFGLDPMQTIGVVEGVQQQVGAPQGGGAGGGRELSEQEVCTSSEYATEACNALTSLDATWQASFARAGRPFEQPFLNLFRSGVVRTEGCGSASSAVGPFYCPADKGIYIDTGFYDQLAQMSGTGGDFARLYVIAHEYGHHIQNITGLANQVRAAQQRNPAAANQLQVAMELQADCYAGLWAGKNRDLIEPGDLEEGLKAASAIGDDTLQRNAGQAINPEGFTHGTSRQRMAALRLGLDSPNDAACDVFFERA; from the coding sequence ATGCGGTTGGGGCCGTTCGATACGTCGCGGATCAATGTCCGTTCGAGCAATGATGGCGGCGGCGGCGGAGGCATGGGCCGCGCAGGCGGAGTCGGCTGCGGCACGCTGGTGATCGCGCTGATCGGCGCGTTGGTGTTCGGGCTCGACCCGATGCAGACCATCGGCGTGGTCGAAGGCGTGCAGCAGCAGGTAGGTGCGCCCCAAGGCGGCGGCGCCGGCGGCGGGCGGGAGCTCAGCGAGCAGGAGGTCTGCACCAGCAGCGAATACGCGACCGAGGCCTGCAATGCCCTCACCAGTCTGGATGCGACATGGCAGGCAAGCTTCGCACGCGCCGGACGCCCGTTCGAACAGCCGTTCCTCAATCTCTTTCGCAGCGGCGTGGTGCGGACCGAAGGCTGCGGCAGCGCGAGTTCGGCTGTGGGGCCGTTCTACTGCCCTGCCGACAAGGGCATCTATATCGACACCGGTTTCTACGATCAGCTCGCGCAGATGTCAGGCACCGGCGGCGATTTCGCGCGGCTTTACGTGATCGCGCATGAATATGGCCATCACATCCAGAACATCACCGGCCTCGCCAATCAGGTGCGCGCCGCGCAGCAGCGCAACCCCGCCGCCGCCAACCAGCTACAAGTGGCGATGGAGCTTCAAGCAGATTGCTATGCTGGGTTATGGGCAGGCAAGAACCGCGACCTTATCGAACCGGGTGATCTTGAGGAGGGCCTCAAGGCCGCAAGCGCGATTGGTGACGATACGCTCCAGCGCAATGCCGGACAGGCGATCAATCCCGAAGGCTTCACCCACGGCACCAGCCGCCAGCGAATGGCGGCGCTGCGGTTGGGGCTCGACAGCCCAAATGATGCCGCCTGCGACGTTTTCTTTGAAAGAGCCTGA
- a CDS encoding BlaI/MecI/CopY family transcriptional regulator, with protein sequence MTAADDSPQNGPGERITDAEHAVMEVLWDRPRQTAAEVCEDVCAKRGWSLATVKTLLSRLVQKGALAAEPDGRRFLYTPLIARDDYVGGESRRLVDRLFGGSAASLVAHLAETEALTEDDLAEIEALLKELRP encoded by the coding sequence GTGACCGCTGCTGACGACAGTCCCCAAAACGGGCCAGGCGAACGCATTACCGATGCCGAACACGCGGTGATGGAAGTGCTGTGGGATCGCCCCCGCCAGACCGCCGCCGAAGTGTGCGAGGATGTCTGCGCCAAGCGCGGCTGGAGCCTCGCCACGGTCAAAACGCTGCTGTCGCGCCTCGTCCAGAAGGGCGCGCTGGCGGCGGAGCCGGATGGCCGCCGGTTCCTCTACACGCCCCTGATTGCGCGCGATGATTATGTCGGCGGCGAATCCCGTAGGCTTGTTGACCGGTTGTTCGGTGGTAGTGCCGCCTCGCTGGTCGCGCACCTTGCCGAAACCGAAGCCCTGACCGAGGATGACCTCGCCGAAATCGAGGCTCTGTTGAAGGAGCTGCGGCCATGA
- a CDS encoding thiol-disulfide oxidoreductase DCC family protein has translation MTPAPYSYRENAAVPAFDDSRPVFIFDHVCVLCSGGVSFIMKHDRKGTIAFTPAQGPLGSALCRHFGIDWDESYVFIRNGQAYTKSTGYFEVARALGGWWRLGLVFQIIPRPLRDWVYDIIARNRYSWFGKTAEACALLTPEQRSRLIG, from the coding sequence ATGACGCCTGCGCCCTACAGTTACCGCGAAAACGCCGCCGTTCCCGCGTTCGACGACAGTCGCCCGGTGTTCATCTTCGACCACGTCTGCGTGCTGTGTTCTGGCGGGGTGTCCTTTATCATGAAGCACGATCGCAAGGGCACAATCGCCTTCACCCCCGCGCAGGGCCCGCTGGGATCGGCGCTGTGCCGGCATTTCGGGATCGATTGGGACGAAAGCTACGTCTTCATCCGCAACGGCCAAGCCTACACCAAAAGCACCGGCTATTTCGAAGTCGCCCGCGCGCTCGGCGGGTGGTGGCGGCTCGGGCTGGTGTTCCAGATCATTCCGCGTCCCTTGCGCGACTGGGTCTATGACATAATCGCCCGCAACCGCTACAGCTGGTTTGGCAAGACGGCCGAGGCCTGCGCGCTGCTCACCCCCGAACAGCGATCCCGGCTGATCGGATAG
- a CDS encoding saccharopine dehydrogenase NADP-binding domain-containing protein → MLRVAIIGGYGNFGAHVARSLASDPAIQLIIAGRSHAKAVTSAAKLGAANPAEAGVYDLTGPPEALAALRPDLVINMVGPYNGQSYAVAEAAIACGAHYCDIADARDFVTGIGVLDEAAKAAGVAVLAGASSVPALTAAYMDEAAKDMRTIRAVEYGISGAEQSNAGAGTVAAVLSFVGQRFTQLVGGQMAPVTGWGDLRRVHLPGVGYRWFGRANAPDLDLFAARYPGLADHSFWAGHAIAPLHFGTAAMGWLARIGLLPRLDRFAPQLVRLASLFDGLGTGTSGFFMTITGEGADGAAPTRRHWIIARSGHGPYIPCIPVILIARQMAAGRRFDPGARPCLGIISLAEYRDEFAHFDIEVTDA, encoded by the coding sequence TTGCTGCGCGTCGCCATCATCGGTGGCTACGGTAACTTCGGCGCGCATGTGGCGCGCAGCCTTGCATCTGATCCTGCCATCCAGCTGATCATCGCCGGGCGCAGCCACGCCAAGGCTGTGACTTCGGCAGCGAAGTTGGGTGCAGCCAATCCGGCCGAAGCAGGCGTCTATGACCTCACCGGACCGCCCGAGGCACTGGCGGCGCTGCGTCCCGATCTCGTCATCAACATGGTCGGGCCTTACAACGGGCAGAGCTATGCCGTGGCCGAGGCCGCTATCGCCTGCGGGGCGCATTATTGCGACATCGCCGACGCGCGCGACTTCGTTACCGGAATCGGGGTGCTCGACGAGGCGGCAAAGGCGGCAGGAGTCGCAGTGCTGGCGGGAGCCAGTTCGGTTCCGGCGCTGACCGCCGCCTATATGGACGAAGCGGCCAAGGACATGCGCACCATCCGCGCGGTCGAATACGGCATCAGCGGCGCGGAGCAATCGAACGCGGGCGCGGGAACCGTCGCGGCGGTGCTGTCTTTCGTCGGCCAGCGCTTCACCCAGTTGGTCGGCGGGCAAATGGCTCCGGTGACGGGCTGGGGTGACCTGCGCCGCGTCCACCTGCCGGGCGTGGGTTATCGCTGGTTCGGTCGCGCCAATGCGCCTGACCTCGATCTGTTTGCGGCGCGCTATCCCGGTCTTGCCGATCATTCCTTCTGGGCGGGCCATGCCATTGCGCCGCTGCATTTCGGCACGGCGGCGATGGGCTGGCTGGCGCGCATCGGTCTTCTGCCAAGGCTCGATCGCTTCGCCCCGCAACTGGTGCGTCTGGCATCGCTGTTCGATGGGCTCGGCACCGGCACCAGCGGGTTCTTCATGACCATCACCGGCGAGGGCGCGGACGGCGCAGCCCCGACCCGCCGCCACTGGATCATCGCACGTTCGGGCCACGGGCCTTATATCCCCTGCATCCCGGTGATTCTGATCGCCCGCCAGATGGCCGCCGGGCGCCGCTTCGATCCCGGCGCGCGGCCTTGCCTGGGCATTATCAGCCTCGCCGAATACCGCGATGAATTCGCCCATTTCGATATCGAGGTGACCGACGCATGA
- a CDS encoding DUF4442 domain-containing protein — protein sequence MTPFDALKAQLSAVVPFATYVGVAIEEIGEGRATATLDQTHNTSNHIATMHAGALFTLAEAASGAAMAGLFLERLAALRPVAAGSTIAYAKPARGLITAHAAVDGEKAALFATLDAEGKVRFPVTIRMTDATGREVAHMSVDWHVSALAQAA from the coding sequence ATGACCCCCTTTGATGCCTTGAAGGCCCAGCTTTCCGCCGTCGTCCCTTTCGCGACCTATGTGGGCGTTGCCATCGAGGAGATTGGCGAGGGCAGGGCTACCGCCACGCTCGACCAAACGCACAATACCAGCAACCATATCGCCACCATGCACGCCGGGGCGCTGTTCACGCTGGCGGAAGCGGCGTCAGGAGCGGCGATGGCGGGGCTGTTCCTTGAGCGCCTTGCTGCCCTGCGCCCGGTGGCGGCAGGTTCGACCATCGCCTACGCCAAGCCGGCCAGGGGCCTGATCACCGCCCATGCGGCGGTTGATGGCGAAAAGGCGGCGCTGTTCGCGACGCTCGATGCCGAGGGCAAGGTGCGCTTTCCCGTCACGATCCGCATGACCGACGCAACCGGCCGGGAGGTCGCGCACATGAGTGTCGACTGGCACGTCTCTGCCTTGGCGCAGGCTGCGTGA